The Humulus lupulus chromosome 4, drHumLupu1.1, whole genome shotgun sequence genome has a window encoding:
- the LOC133829819 gene encoding protein IQ-DOMAIN 11 isoform X2, with translation MAKKKSWFSFSLVKRFFSSDSQSKQEKEKRRKWIFGRLRIKRLASLAAPPQAQVMESTPSETEEKQSNSALSVAIATANAASAAVAAAHAAAEAVRFTEILEETGVESRARHTSQKEIQEFAAIKIQTAFRGYLAKKALRALKGIVTLQAIIRGRAVRRQAVTTLKRLQSIINIQSQVCANRFQTTEGTTTYDYDYDDGGDDQLQSLRNKILRMDSYNQKSWDDSLLSKEDADALFMSKREAMLKRERIKEYWHTHRKSAETDRNKVNGRWRYWLEQWVDTQLTKSKELEDLDTDLGSNTRKLRMRNLQNPNNNSEEGGGGGFMESPPMFAPRKSLHRKQCSLGDENSFAGSPIVPTYMAATESARAKARSLSSPKLRPESLDGCSPCKHKLSLVSSITSEVPISSSNSTVGRPGGGDYFHQRSPSMKGVRGPVKSSRKMVNDLSIDSECSLSHWHNAR, from the exons ATGGCTAAGAAGAAGAGCTGGTTCAGTTTCAGTCTAGTGAAGagatttttttcttcagattcaCAGTCAAAACAAGAAAAG gagaagagaagaaaATGGATATTTGGGAGGCTCAGGATCAAAAGACTAGCCTCATTGGCTGCACCACCACAAGCACAAGTGATGGAATCAACACCAAGTGAAACAGAGGAAAAACAGAGCAACTCTGCTCTGTCTGTGGCAATTGCCACTGCTAATGCTGCCTCGGCCGCAGTGGCAGCTGCACATGCTGCTGCCGAGGCTGTTAGGTTCACCGAAATCCTCGAAGAAACCGGTGTCGAATCTCGGGCTCGGCATACTTCTCAGAAGGAAATCCAAGAATTTGCTGCCATTAAGATTCAAACTGCCTTTAGAGGTTACCTT GCCAAAAAGGCATTGAGGGCACTTAAGGGAATAGTGACACTTCAAGCTATTATTAGAGGCAGAGCAGTGCGGCGCCAAGCTGTCACTACTCTAAAACGCCTGCAATCCATAATAAATATTCAGTCACAGGTTTGTGCAAACAGATTCCAAACCACTGAAGGTACTACtacttatgattatgattatgatgatGGTGGTGATGATCAGCTTCAGAGTTTAAGGAACAAAATATTAAGA ATGGATTCTTACAATCAGAAAAGTTGGGATGATAGCCTTCTGTCAAAGGAAGATGCAGATGCCTTGTTTATGAGCAAGAGAGAGGCTATGCTTAAGAGAGAAAGGATCAAAGAATACTGGCATACACATAGG AAATCAGCAgaaacagatagaaacaaagtaAATGGAAGATGGAGGTACTGGTTGGAGCAATGGGTGGATACCCAACTCACTAAAAGCAAAGAGCTAGAAGATTTGGACACAGATTTGGGATCAAACACAAGAAAACTTAGGATGAGAAACCTTCAAAACCCGAACAATAATAGTGAAGAAGGAGGTGGAGGAGGATTCATGGAGTCACCACCAATGTTTGCACCAAGAAAATCATTACACAGAAAACAATGCTCATTGGGTGATGAGAACTCATTTGCAGGCTCTCCAATTGTTCCAACATACATGGCGGCAACCGAATCGGCTAGAGCCAAAGCAAGGTCCTTAAGCTCACCAAAACTAAGGCCAGAGAGCTTAGATGGCTGCTCACCATGCAAGCACAAGCTCTCACTTGTATCTTCCATCACTAGTGAAGTTCCAAtaagtagtagtaatagtacaGTTGGAAGGCCTGGTGGTGGTGACTATTTTCATCAAAGATCTCCAAGCATGAAAGGGGTTAGAGGGCCTGTGAAATCAAGCAGGAAGATGGTGAATGATCTGAGTATTGATTCAGAGTGTTCTTTGTCTCATTGGCATAATgctagatga
- the LOC133829819 gene encoding protein IQ-DOMAIN 11 isoform X1 produces MAKKKSWFSFSLVKRFFSSDSQSKQEKKEKRRKWIFGRLRIKRLASLAAPPQAQVMESTPSETEEKQSNSALSVAIATANAASAAVAAAHAAAEAVRFTEILEETGVESRARHTSQKEIQEFAAIKIQTAFRGYLAKKALRALKGIVTLQAIIRGRAVRRQAVTTLKRLQSIINIQSQVCANRFQTTEGTTTYDYDYDDGGDDQLQSLRNKILRMDSYNQKSWDDSLLSKEDADALFMSKREAMLKRERIKEYWHTHRKSAETDRNKVNGRWRYWLEQWVDTQLTKSKELEDLDTDLGSNTRKLRMRNLQNPNNNSEEGGGGGFMESPPMFAPRKSLHRKQCSLGDENSFAGSPIVPTYMAATESARAKARSLSSPKLRPESLDGCSPCKHKLSLVSSITSEVPISSSNSTVGRPGGGDYFHQRSPSMKGVRGPVKSSRKMVNDLSIDSECSLSHWHNAR; encoded by the exons ATGGCTAAGAAGAAGAGCTGGTTCAGTTTCAGTCTAGTGAAGagatttttttcttcagattcaCAGTCAAAACAAGAAAAG aaggagaagagaagaaaATGGATATTTGGGAGGCTCAGGATCAAAAGACTAGCCTCATTGGCTGCACCACCACAAGCACAAGTGATGGAATCAACACCAAGTGAAACAGAGGAAAAACAGAGCAACTCTGCTCTGTCTGTGGCAATTGCCACTGCTAATGCTGCCTCGGCCGCAGTGGCAGCTGCACATGCTGCTGCCGAGGCTGTTAGGTTCACCGAAATCCTCGAAGAAACCGGTGTCGAATCTCGGGCTCGGCATACTTCTCAGAAGGAAATCCAAGAATTTGCTGCCATTAAGATTCAAACTGCCTTTAGAGGTTACCTT GCCAAAAAGGCATTGAGGGCACTTAAGGGAATAGTGACACTTCAAGCTATTATTAGAGGCAGAGCAGTGCGGCGCCAAGCTGTCACTACTCTAAAACGCCTGCAATCCATAATAAATATTCAGTCACAGGTTTGTGCAAACAGATTCCAAACCACTGAAGGTACTACtacttatgattatgattatgatgatGGTGGTGATGATCAGCTTCAGAGTTTAAGGAACAAAATATTAAGA ATGGATTCTTACAATCAGAAAAGTTGGGATGATAGCCTTCTGTCAAAGGAAGATGCAGATGCCTTGTTTATGAGCAAGAGAGAGGCTATGCTTAAGAGAGAAAGGATCAAAGAATACTGGCATACACATAGG AAATCAGCAgaaacagatagaaacaaagtaAATGGAAGATGGAGGTACTGGTTGGAGCAATGGGTGGATACCCAACTCACTAAAAGCAAAGAGCTAGAAGATTTGGACACAGATTTGGGATCAAACACAAGAAAACTTAGGATGAGAAACCTTCAAAACCCGAACAATAATAGTGAAGAAGGAGGTGGAGGAGGATTCATGGAGTCACCACCAATGTTTGCACCAAGAAAATCATTACACAGAAAACAATGCTCATTGGGTGATGAGAACTCATTTGCAGGCTCTCCAATTGTTCCAACATACATGGCGGCAACCGAATCGGCTAGAGCCAAAGCAAGGTCCTTAAGCTCACCAAAACTAAGGCCAGAGAGCTTAGATGGCTGCTCACCATGCAAGCACAAGCTCTCACTTGTATCTTCCATCACTAGTGAAGTTCCAAtaagtagtagtaatagtacaGTTGGAAGGCCTGGTGGTGGTGACTATTTTCATCAAAGATCTCCAAGCATGAAAGGGGTTAGAGGGCCTGTGAAATCAAGCAGGAAGATGGTGAATGATCTGAGTATTGATTCAGAGTGTTCTTTGTCTCATTGGCATAATgctagatga
- the LOC133831816 gene encoding secreted RxLR effector protein 161-like, whose product MEDPSIYRSTIRALQYLTITRPDISYIVSKLSQFLQDPIVTHWKAYKRVLRYLKDTITYGIYFRPGNSCTLTLQGFTDADWASCPDDRKSTGAYCMYLGLNLVSWSSKKQHVIARSSTELEYHALANAATEMVWLKALLKEMNIPVQRPPIIWCDNIGAALLAANLVYHACTKNIEIDVHFVRDMVLKKLIDIQYVPTQDQVADVLTEGLSVERFLKFRNKLKVVSSPFRLRENVEPSFISDSQSFSEHERGVS is encoded by the coding sequence ATGGAGGATCCTAGTATCTATCGGAGCACCATCAGAGCTCTTCAATACTTGACCATTACCAGGCCTGACATTTCTTACATTGTATCTAAGTTGAGCCAATTTTTACAAGATCCTATTGTCACTCATTGGAAAGCTTATAAAAGAGTACTTAGATATCTAAAAGACACTATTACTTATGGTATCTATTTCAGACCTGGAAACTCATGCACACTCACTCTACAGGGCTTTACTGATGCAGATTGGGCTAGCTGTCCAGATGATAGAAAGTCAACAGGAGCCTATTGCATGTATTTGGGTTTGAACTTAGTATCGTGGAGCTCCAAGAAACAACATGTCATTGCTCGTTCGAGTACCGAATTAGAGTACCATGCATTGGCTAACGCTGCTACTGAAATGGTTTGGCTCAAAGCTCTGCTGAAGGAAATGAATATACCAGTTCAACGGCCACCAATTATTTGGTGTGATAACATTGGAGCTGCATTACTAGCTGCCAACCTAGTTTATCATGCTTGTACTAAGAACATAGAGATAGATGTGCATTTTGTGAGAGATATGGTTCTGAAAAAATTGATTGACATTCAATATGTGCCAACACAAGACCAAGTGGCAGATGTTCTCACTGAAGGGCTATCTGTGGAGAGGTTTCTAAAGTTCAGGAACAAGCTTAAGGTGGTGAGTTCACCTTTTCGCTTGAGGGAGAATGTTGAGCCATCTTTTATATCAGATTCCCAAAGCTTCAGTGAGCATGAGAGAGGCGTGAGTTAG